In Drosophila simulans strain w501 chromosome X, Prin_Dsim_3.1, whole genome shotgun sequence, one DNA window encodes the following:
- the LOC6725935 gene encoding mRNA-capping enzyme, translated as MALTNRDRERGSGPLPNRWLYCPRKSDTIIAERFLAFKTPLSSKFHDKMPIECTFQPEMLFEYCKTLKVKLGLWVDLTNTKRFYDRSAVEELGAKYIKLQCRGHGDAPSLEQTHSFIEIVDNFINERPFDVIAVHCTHGFNRTGFLIVCYMVERLDCSVSAALAIFAGARPPGIYKQDYVNELYKRYEDTNVAPAAPEQPNWCIDYDDGNGDGYVQDNSSSTSQQAGEQDDDAEEVDGEDAGGDCDASTSDGQPRKKRRREMVVKNATFMAGVPGVRQVSDQPRLGDLQRKVQDWCDWKKNGFPGAQPVSMDRENIKRLSEIPYRVSWKADGTRYMMLIDGKDEVYFFDRNHSCFQVENVTFVESRNLNEHLDGTLVDGEMVLDKIGETVTPRYLIYDIVRLSNRDVREEPFYPNRLDYIKTEVIGPRILGMKHGIINQRLQAFSVRGKDFWDIWMSARLLGEKFSRTLAHEPDGLIFQPSKQPYTAGTCFDVFKWKPHELNSVDFRLKIITERGEGLLTKKVGFLYVGGRDAPYGRMQKLTKETRELDNRIVECTMNQFGNWEFMRERTDKKNPNSYTTARSVEDSIRHPVTKEYLLNFIATSGYRNDQAMMPPPINSHNPTQNHNHNHFYAQGNGHHQGRPCVNPTLGN; from the exons ATGGCCCTAACTAATCGGGATCGGGAACGGGGCTCTGGGCCATTGCCCAATCGCTGGCTGTACTGTCCGCGCAAGAGCGATACCATCATTGCGGAACGCTTCCTGGCCTTTAAGACGCCACTAAGCAGTAAATTTCACGACAAGATGCCCATCGAGTGCACGTTTCAACCCGAAATGCTTTTCGAATACTGCAAAACGCTCAAG GTGAAACTGGGACTCTGGGTTGACCTGACCAACACGAAACGATTCTACGATCGGTCCGCGGTGGAGGAGCTCGGCGCTAAGTATATTAAGCTCCAGTGCCGTGGACATGGCGACGCGCCATCGCTGGAGCAGACGCACAGTTTCATCGAGATCGTGGACAACTTCATTAACGAGCGTCCATTCGACGTTATAGCCGTGCACTGCACGCACGGCTTCAACCGCACTGGCTTCCTGATCGTCTGCTACATGGTCGAGCGACTCGACTGCTCCGTTTCGGCAGCGCTCGCTATCTTTGCTGGCGCCCGGCCGCCGGGCATCTATAAGCAGGACTACGTCAACGAGCTGTACAAGCGCTACGAGGACACGAACGTCGCTCCAGCGGCACCAGAACAGCCCAATTGGTGCATCGACTATGATGATGGCAACGGCGATGGTTATGTGCAGGACAACAGCTCATCCACGTCACAGCAGGCCGGCGAGCAGGATGATGACGCCGAGGAGGTGGATGGGGAGGATGCGGGCGGCGACTGTGACGCCTCCACGTCGGACGGTCAGCCGCGGAAGAAGCGACGGCGCGAGATGGTCGTTAAGAATGCCACCTTTATGGCGGGAGTGCCGGGCGTGCGACAGGTGAGCGACCAGCCGCGCCTGGGCGATCTACAGCGGAAGGTGCAGGACTGGTGCGACTGGAAGAAGAACGGCTTCCCCGGAGCACAGCCCGTCTCCATGGACAGGGAGAACATAAAGCGGCTCAGCGAGATACCCTATCGGGTGTCGTGGAAGGCGGACGGTACACGTTATATGATGCTCATCGATGGAAAGGACGAGGTATACTTCTTCGATCGCAACCACTCCTGTTTCCAGGTGGAGAATGTGACATTCGTGGAGAGCAGGAACCTAAACGAGCACCTCGACGGCACTCTCGTCGACGGG GAGATGGTGCTGGACAAGATCGGCGAGACCGTAACGCCGCGCTACCTCATCTACGACATTGTGCGACTATCGAATCGCGATGTACGGGAAGAGCCATTCTATCCGAATCGACTGGACTACATTAAGACGGAAGTTATAG GTCCCCGAATCCTGGGCATGAAGCATGGCATCATCAATCAGCGCCTGCAGGCCTTCAGTGTGCGGGGAAAGGACTTCTGGGACATTTGGATGTCTGCCCGGCTGCTCGGCGAGAAATTCTCGCGGACACTGGCACACGAACCGGATGGCCTCATCTTCCAGCCATCCAAGCAGCCCTACACGGCTGGCACGTGCTTCGACGTCTTCAAATGGAAGCCACATGAGCTCAACTCGGTGGACTTTCGGCTCAAGATCATAACAGAGCGTGGCGAGGG CTTGCTGACGAAAAAGGTGGGCTTCCTCTATGTCGGCGGACGCGATGCACCCTATGGACGGATGCAAAAGTTGACGAAGGAGACCAGGGAATTGGACAACAGAATCGTCGAGTGCACCATGAATCAGTTTGGCAACTGGGAGTTTATGCGCGAGCGAACGGACAAAAAGAATCCCAACAGTTATACAACAGCCCGCT CCGTTGAGGACAGCATAAGGCATCCAGTCACCAAGGAGTACCTATTAAACTTTATCGCGACCTCTGGCTATCGGAATGATCAAGCCATGATGCCGCCGCCGATCAATTCCCATAACCCTACCCAAAACCATAACCACAACCACTTCTATGCCCAAGGCAATGGCCACCACCAGGGACGTCCCTGTGTAAACCCGACATTAGGAAATTAA
- the LOC120285231 gene encoding uncharacterized protein LOC120285231, producing the protein MSATAPNRQPVPKFPAAMPRGTGTVCSNPAVPKSPDALTSLVARKSITSMSEEEIIQENLNEILDLKSREERKANGRLVAVIVCFLVLFLAVYHACVRKSENSLAGVLVPAGIMLSYGAWVVVLAKRDKHRRAMFERHIEEVTLKNKIELEEKHARHAKKAQSHHGHSGTDSTGSASSSLHYVNELLPSGGGEHRKKQRRHRHKERSVEREDHHQRTHQRPHTPDVGVHRGAPKRPSFRQKLFGQTIAHVKLVEAQSDSTDSAGGSGPGTRPGRSTVATPGGQPTAAAKPHPGEKRQRLQRLDTLPLAQVVRVSSIP; encoded by the exons ATGTCCGCGACCGCCCCAAATCGCCAGCCGGTGCCGAAGTTTCCGGCCGCCATGCCGCGTGGAACGGGCACAGTGTGCTCCAATCCGGCGGTGCCCAAGTCGCCGGATGCACTCACCTCCCTGGTGGCCCGGAAGAGCATTACGTCCATGTCGGAGGAGGAAATCATCCAAGAGAACCTCAACGAGATCCTCGACCTCAAGTCGCGC GAGGAGCGAAAAGCCAATGGACGTCTGGTGGCTGTGATCGTCTGTTTTCTGG TGCTCTTCCTGGCCGTCTACCATGCCTGCGTCCGGAAGTCGGAGAACTCGCTGGCTGGCGTCCTGGTACCGGCGGGCATCATGCTCTCCTACGGCGCCTGGGTGGTCGTCCTGGCCAAGAGGGACAAGCACAGGCGAGCCATGTTT GAGCGGCACATCGAGGAGGTGACGCTGAAGAACAAGATCGAACTGGAGGAAAAGCATGCGCGCCACGCGAAGAAGGCGCAGTCGCATCATGGTCACTCCGGCACCGATTCCACGGGCAGTGCCTCCAGCTCGCTGCACTACGTGAACGAGCTGCTGCCCAGCGGTGGCGGTGAGCATCGCAAGAAGCAGCGACGCCATCGCCACAAGGAGCGCTCCGTGGAGCGGGAGGATCACCATCAACGCACCCATCAGCGCCCGCATACGCCGGACGTCGGGGTGCATCGTGGAGCGCCCAAGAGGCCCAGTTTCCGGCAGAAGCTCTTCGGCCAGACCATCGCCCATGTCAAGCTGGTGGAGGCGCAGAGCGACAGCACGGACTCCGCTGGCGGTTCGGGTCCGGGTACGAGACCAGGTCGCAGTACGGTCGCCACTCCAGGTGGCCAGCCGACCGCTGCAGCCAAGCCCCATCCCGGCGAGAAACGCCAGCGGCTGCAGCGCCTGGACACGTTGCCACTGGCGCAGGTGGTGCGTGTCAGCTCGATTCCGTGA